A window of the Candidatus Rokuibacteriota bacterium genome harbors these coding sequences:
- a CDS encoding HEAT repeat domain-containing protein codes for MNVNSPIPSSSTNLFESNRVIGLSGEALTKSEPNIVSREGPTTATAAGAATQTEGAVSRAFRGLVAALYLGIPPIIHDERAHNSLRTWCWVQSNNQTAHAPAREEVLQRVLMNALTCMPTDDIHDGMTLPLGIKLAACVKDFGEVGLGKLALFAAATAVDPEVLSHAFRWIGRLEDRESLHGRLRLLIRVLDAPSATVRDGAALGLVELGSPLAARALEEAASNEANESLREDLKQAANYLSRRS; via the coding sequence GTGAATGTCAATTCGCCCATACCGTCAAGCTCGACGAATCTCTTCGAATCTAACAGAGTCATCGGCTTGTCGGGAGAAGCGCTGACGAAATCTGAGCCCAATATCGTATCGCGTGAAGGGCCTACAACCGCAACTGCCGCCGGTGCCGCAACGCAGACAGAGGGCGCAGTATCGCGCGCCTTTCGTGGGCTTGTTGCGGCATTGTATTTGGGCATCCCGCCGATCATTCATGATGAACGGGCACATAATTCTCTACGCACCTGGTGCTGGGTCCAATCGAACAATCAGACAGCCCACGCTCCTGCGAGGGAAGAGGTCCTTCAGCGCGTCTTAATGAATGCATTGACGTGCATGCCGACGGATGACATTCACGATGGAATGACACTGCCACTCGGCATCAAGCTCGCTGCATGCGTCAAGGACTTTGGCGAGGTAGGACTTGGGAAACTTGCCTTATTCGCTGCAGCTACGGCCGTTGATCCCGAGGTGCTATCGCATGCGTTCAGGTGGATCGGCAGGCTCGAAGACCGCGAATCGCTTCACGGAAGACTGCGACTATTGATTCGAGTGCTGGACGCGCCATCAGCGACGGTTAGGGATGGAGCTGCTCTCGGCCTTGTTGAGCTTGGTTCGCCACTCGCGGCCCGCGCACTCGAGGAAGCAGCCTCGAACGAAGCCAATGAATCTCTCCGCGAGGATTTGAAGCAGGCTGCCAACTACCTATCTCGCCGTTCCTAA